A window of Polaromonas hydrogenivorans contains these coding sequences:
- a CDS encoding dicarboxylate/amino acid:cation symporter, with protein MSKTNARKPIYKSLYVQVLAAVTIGVLLGHFSPELGAQMKPLGDGFIKLIKMIIAPIIFCTVVIGIAGMEDMKKVGKTGGLALLYFEVMSTLALVIGLIVVNVLQPGSGMHIDPTSLDTKSIAAYTAPGKMQGTVDFLLNVIPSSVVDAFAKGEILQVLLFSVLFGFALHRFGGRGTMVFDFIEKFSHVLFDIVGIIMKVAPIGAFGAMAFTIGKYGLGSLFSLGKLMGAFYLTCLIFVFVVLGIVSRLHGFSVFKFVRYIKEELLIVLGTSSSESVLPRMMEKLENLGARKSVVGLVIPTGYSFNLDGTSIYLTMAAVFIAQATDTPMSLTQQITLLAVLMLTSKGAAGITGSGFIVLAATLSAVGGVPVAGLALILGIDRFMSEARALTNLVGNGVATLVVAKWTGDLDMQRLHQGLDQPSLQESQEPEIILDQQVAHMAVAKSQG; from the coding sequence ATGTCAAAGACAAACGCGCGCAAGCCGATTTACAAGTCACTTTACGTCCAGGTCCTGGCCGCCGTCACCATCGGTGTGCTGCTGGGACACTTTTCGCCCGAACTGGGCGCCCAGATGAAACCCCTGGGCGACGGCTTCATCAAGCTGATCAAGATGATCATCGCGCCGATTATTTTCTGTACCGTCGTGATCGGCATCGCCGGCATGGAAGACATGAAAAAGGTCGGCAAGACCGGCGGCCTGGCGCTGCTGTACTTCGAAGTGATGTCCACGCTGGCGCTGGTGATTGGCCTGATCGTCGTCAACGTCCTGCAGCCCGGATCGGGAATGCACATCGACCCGACGTCGCTGGACACCAAGTCCATCGCCGCCTACACCGCGCCCGGCAAGATGCAGGGCACGGTGGATTTCCTGCTCAACGTGATTCCTTCCTCGGTGGTGGACGCGTTTGCCAAGGGCGAGATCCTGCAGGTGCTGCTGTTCTCGGTGCTGTTTGGCTTTGCGCTGCACCGGTTTGGCGGACGCGGCACCATGGTGTTTGACTTCATCGAGAAGTTCTCGCATGTGCTGTTCGACATCGTCGGCATCATCATGAAGGTCGCGCCGATCGGTGCTTTCGGCGCCATGGCGTTCACCATCGGCAAGTACGGCCTGGGTTCGCTGTTTTCGCTGGGCAAGCTGATGGGCGCGTTCTACCTGACCTGCCTGATCTTCGTGTTCGTGGTGCTGGGCATCGTGAGCCGGCTGCACGGCTTCAGCGTGTTCAAGTTCGTGCGCTACATCAAGGAAGAGCTGCTGATCGTGCTGGGCACCTCGTCGTCCGAGTCGGTGCTGCCGCGCATGATGGAAAAGCTGGAAAACCTGGGCGCGCGCAAGTCGGTGGTCGGGCTGGTGATTCCGACTGGCTATTCGTTCAACCTGGACGGCACCTCGATCTACCTGACCATGGCGGCGGTGTTCATCGCCCAGGCCACCGACACACCGATGTCGCTGACGCAGCAGATCACCCTGCTGGCCGTTCTGATGCTGACCTCCAAGGGCGCGGCCGGCATCACCGGCAGCGGCTTCATCGTGCTGGCGGCCACCTTGTCTGCCGTCGGCGGCGTGCCGGTCGCGGGCCTGGCGCTGATCCTCGGGATTGACCGCTTCATGTCGGAAGCACGGGCGCTGACCAACCTGGTGGGCAACGGCGTGGCCACGCTGGTGGTCGCGAAGTGGACGGGCGACCTGGACATGCAGCGCCTGCACCAGGGGCTCGATCAGCCCAGCCTGCAGGAGTCGCAGGAACCCGAGATCATCCTGGACCAGCAGGTCGCCCACATGGCGGTGGCGAAGTCCCAGGGCTGA
- a CDS encoding potassium transporter Kup, with product MTSQKSSLAVLTVGAIGVVYGDIGTSVLYAIKEVFGSGHVPFTPDNVYGILSIFFWTLTVIVSLKYVTLVLRADNNGEGGLIAMLALASTAVQDRPQLRKVLLLVGIFGTSLFYGDGVITPAISVLSAVEGLEVISPTFTKAVIPTTLVILFGLFAMQKHGTAGIGKFFGPITIVWFAVLALLGVSQIVTHPEILFALSPHYALMFMWANPGITFIILGAVVLCVTGAEALYADLGHFGKKPIRLAWFSVVMPSLVLNYFGQGALLLSNPAAVKNPFYLMAPDWALIPLVVLATMATVIASQALITGAFSVTKQAIQMGYLPRLRIQHTSVRDTGQIYMPFVNWGLFVTIVLAVVMFRSSSNLAAAYGIAVCTDMLITTILTFYVIRYGWKYPLALCIAATSMFFLVDFAFFASNLMKLFAGGWFPLVIGGAVFTLMITWKQGRQILNEKLRTDAIDLSSFLDAVFVSPPLRVEGTAVFMTAEPGIVPNAMLHNLKHNKVLHDQNLFVTVVNHEVPWIGMDKRLQVESLGHDCWQVNIHYGFKNDLDLPRALQQIKNRGCQLEPMTTSYFLSRDTVIPTIGSGMAAWREKLFAQMHHNASGAADFLNLPNNSVVELGSKIEI from the coding sequence GTGACAAGTCAAAAATCATCACTTGCCGTGCTGACCGTGGGCGCCATCGGCGTTGTTTACGGCGACATCGGCACCAGCGTCCTGTATGCCATCAAGGAAGTCTTCGGCTCCGGCCATGTTCCCTTTACCCCCGACAACGTGTACGGCATCCTGTCGATCTTCTTCTGGACCCTGACCGTCATCGTTTCGCTGAAATACGTCACGCTGGTGCTGCGCGCCGACAACAACGGCGAGGGCGGGCTGATCGCCATGCTCGCGCTGGCCTCCACCGCCGTGCAGGACCGGCCCCAGCTGCGCAAGGTGCTGCTGCTGGTCGGCATCTTCGGCACCTCGCTGTTCTACGGCGACGGCGTCATCACGCCGGCGATTTCCGTGCTGTCGGCGGTCGAGGGCCTGGAGGTGATTTCGCCCACCTTCACCAAGGCGGTGATTCCCACCACGCTGGTCATTTTGTTTGGGCTGTTTGCCATGCAAAAGCACGGCACGGCAGGCATCGGCAAGTTCTTCGGCCCCATCACCATCGTCTGGTTTGCGGTGCTGGCGCTGCTGGGCGTGTCCCAGATCGTGACGCATCCGGAGATCCTGTTTGCGCTCAGCCCGCATTACGCGCTGATGTTCATGTGGGCCAACCCCGGCATCACGTTCATCATCCTGGGCGCCGTGGTGCTGTGCGTCACGGGCGCCGAGGCGCTGTATGCCGACCTCGGCCACTTTGGCAAGAAGCCGATCCGGCTGGCCTGGTTTTCGGTGGTCATGCCATCGCTGGTGCTCAATTATTTCGGCCAGGGCGCGCTGCTGCTGAGCAACCCGGCGGCGGTGAAAAACCCGTTTTACCTGATGGCGCCCGACTGGGCGCTGATTCCGCTGGTGGTGCTGGCCACCATGGCCACGGTGATCGCCTCTCAGGCGCTGATCACCGGCGCCTTCAGCGTCACCAAGCAGGCCATCCAGATGGGCTATTTGCCCCGGCTGCGCATCCAGCACACCAGCGTTCGCGACACCGGCCAGATCTACATGCCGTTCGTCAACTGGGGCCTGTTTGTCACCATTGTGCTGGCGGTGGTGATGTTCCGCTCGTCGAGCAACCTGGCGGCGGCCTACGGCATTGCGGTCTGCACCGACATGCTGATCACCACCATCCTGACCTTCTACGTGATTCGCTATGGCTGGAAGTACCCGCTGGCGCTGTGCATTGCCGCCACCAGCATGTTTTTTCTCGTCGATTTCGCGTTTTTCGCGTCCAACCTGATGAAGCTGTTCGCCGGCGGCTGGTTCCCGCTGGTGATTGGCGGCGCGGTGTTCACGCTGATGATCACCTGGAAGCAAGGCCGGCAAATCCTCAATGAAAAGCTGCGCACCGACGCGATTGACCTGTCGAGTTTCCTGGATGCGGTGTTTGTCAGCCCGCCCTTGCGGGTCGAGGGCACGGCCGTCTTCATGACCGCCGAGCCGGGCATCGTGCCCAACGCGATGCTGCACAACCTCAAGCACAACAAGGTGCTGCACGATCAAAACCTGTTCGTCACCGTGGTGAACCATGAAGTGCCGTGGATTGGCATGGACAAGCGGCTGCAGGTGGAATCGCTGGGCCACGACTGCTGGCAGGTGAACATTCACTACGGCTTCAAGAACGACCTGGACCTGCCCAGGGCATTGCAGCAGATCAAAAACCGGGGCTGCCAGCTGGAGCCGATGACGACGAGTTACTTTTTATCGCGCGACACGGTGATTCCGACCATCGGCAGCGGCATGGCGGCCTGGCGCGAAAAGCTGTTTGCGCAGATGCACCACAACGCCAGTGGCGCGGCTGATTTCCTGAACCTGCCGAACAACTCGGTGGTCGAGCTGGGCAGCAAGATCGAGATCTGA